In Hyphomicrobiales bacterium, the sequence ACGTCTCGTTCAGCTATCCGGGGCGGATCGAGCCGGCCCTGTCGAACCTCGCCTTCGCGATCAGGCCCGGCGAGCGCGTCGCGCTGGTCGGCCCCTCGGGCGCAGGCAAGAGTACGGTCCTGCAGCTGGCCCTGCGCTTCTATGATCCCCAGGCAGGCCGCGTGGTCGTCGACGGGATCGCCGGGCCGGAGGCCGATCCGGAGGTCTGGCGCGAGCGCTTCGCGCTGGTGCCGCAGGAGCCGACGGTGTTCGGCGTCTCGGTGCGGGACAACATCGCCTATGGCCGGCCGGGAGCCTCCTCGGCGGAGGTCGAGGCGGCGGCGCGGCTTGCCGTGGCTGACGAGTTCATCCGCGCCTTGCCGCAGGGCTACGACACGGTTGTCGGCGAGCGCGGCGTCACCTTGTCGGGCGGCCAGCGCCAGCGCCTCGCCATCGCGCGCGCGGTGCTGAAGGATGCCCCGATCCTTCTGCTCGACGAGGCCACCAGCGCCCTCGATTCGGAAAGCGAGCGGGCGGTGCAGGATGCGCTCGACCGGCTGATGCAGGGGCGCACCACGCTGGTGGTGGCGCATCGCCTCGCGACCATCCTCTCGGCCGACCGCATCCTCGTCATGGAGGATGGCCGCATCGTCGAGGAGGGCAGCCATGCGGAGCTGAAGGCGCGCGGCGGGCTCTATGCCAGGCTGGCGGCGCTGCAGTTCGGGCTGGAAGCGGCGTAGAGGGAGCGCGTCATTCTCGGGCGGAGCGAACGCAGACCCGAGAAACTCGGGCCGAAAAGGGCGCTCCTCCTTGATGAGATGCTCGGGTCAAGCCCGAGCATGACGGTGCGGCTTTCGCCTCAGCGCGGCGGCAGCGAGGCGTAGTAGGCGGCGAGCGCGGCGATTTCCCCGGCGCTCATCTGCCGGGCCATGTAGCGCATTTCCTTATGCACGCGCTTGCCCGAGCGGAAGGCCATCATCTGGTTGTAGAGATAGCGCTCGTTCTGCCCGGCGAGATGCGGCACTTCCGTGTCGCGCGCGATTCCGTCGATGCCATGGCAGGCGGCGCATTCCTCGATGACGCCGGAGCGCGGATCGGCGGCGGCCTGTCGGGGGAGCAGCAGCAAGGCCCCCGCAACCGAGGCGAGGATCAGCCAGCATCGCAGCATCGGGTCAGCGCTCCGTGATCTTGAACTCGATGCGGCGGTTGCGGCGATGCGCTTCGTCGGTGTTGGCGACGTCGAGGGGCTGATATTCGCCGAAGCCGGTCGCCGCGACCCGGTCGGTCGGCAGGCCGCGTGAGATCAGGTACTCGACCACCGCGATGGCGCGGGCCGAGGAGAGATGCCAGTTCGAGGGAAACTGGGCCGTCTTGATCGGGCGGTTGTCGGTATGGCCATCGACGCGCAGAATCCAGGGCAGGTCCGGCGGCATCTCGTTGCCGAGATCGAGCAGGATGGTGGCGAGCTTGTCGAGCTCGACCTTGCCCTCGGGCTTCAGAACGGCCTGACCGGCGTCGAAGAAGACCTCCGACTGGAAGACGAAGCGGTCGCCGACGACGCGGATGTCGGGCCGCGTGCCGAGCACTTGCCGCAGGCGCCCGAAGAAGTCGGAGCGATAGCGCGCGAGTTCCTGCACACGTTGGGCCAGCGCGACGTTGAGCCGCGAGCCGAGCTCGGAGATGCGGGCCTGCGAGTCCTTGTCCTTGGCCTCGGAGGCGGCAAGTGCTTCCTCCAGCGCCGCGAGCTGGCGGCGCATGGCGAGAATCTGCTGGTTGACGAGATCGACCGTCGCCTGGGCACGGGCGGAGAGCTGCTTCTCGGCGTCCAGCGCCTTCTGCGCCTCGGCGAGCTGGGCCGGGGCGCCGTTGTTCTGGCTGGCAAGGGCACCCTGCAGGCGGTTGCGCTCGTCCTGCGAGCGGGTGAGCGTCGACTGCATCAGCTGCAGGCTTTCCTGCGCCTGCCGGTTCGAGGAGCGTTCCAGCGCGAGCAGGTCGGTGAGTTCGGAGATCTGCCTGTTGAGGCGCTCCAGCGCGGTGTCCTTGCCGGTGAGCTCCTGCGAGAGGAAGAACTGGCCGAGCACGAACACCGTGAGCAGGAAGACGATGCCGATCAGCATCGTCGAGAGCGCGTCGACGAAGCCGGGCCAGAAATTCGCATCCTCGCGGCGATTGGCGCGGGAGAGGGCCATCGGTCAGGCTCCTGCGGTGCGGATCGCGGTCACGGCTCGGTGACCTGGTCGGCCGTGAGGCGCTCGATCAGGCGTTTCAGGTCCTTCTCGCGCGACGCCTGCGCCTCGACCCAGTCGCGAATCATCTGCTGCTCGGAGCGCATGTGCTGGACGAGGCCCTGGATGCCTTCGGCGAGATTGGCGAGCGCCTGCGTCGCGGCGCGGTTGTTCGAGGTGCCTTCCGCCATCGCGGCGCTCAGCTTTTCGAAGCGGTCGGCGAGCGGATCGCCCGTGGCGAGCAGGGGCAGGGCGGCATCCGGCGTCGCGGTGCGGGTGCCGAGCCAGCTTTCGAGCTCGTTGCGGAAACGTCGCTGCGCCTGTGCGACCTGGAGGTCGAGGAAGCCGAGAATCAACGAACCGGCGATGCCGAAGAGCGAGGACGAGAACGACAAGCCCATGCCGGCGAGCGGCGCGGAGAGGCCGGCCTTCAGTTCGTCGAAGAGCACGCCGGCTTCGGCGCCGGTGCGCAGCGACTTGATGACGGTGCCGACCGATCCCACGGTGTCGAGCAGGCCCCAGAAGGTGCCGAGCAGGCCGAGGAAGACGAGAAGCCCGGCGAGATAGCGCAGCACCTCGCGCCCGTCGTCGAGCCTGACGGCGATCGATTCGAGGATCGAGGCGGCCTGGGCGGGGGCGAGCGTTCCGCGGTCGAGCGCGGGAAGGACGGGGCCGAACGGCGCGATGACCTGGCCGCGCCCGACTTCCGCGGAGGCGGGGGCGGCGGCGAGATAGGTCGCGTCGCGCGCCTCGCTATAGAGCCGCCAGAGTTCGCGCAGTGCGATCAGAACGCCGACGAGCAACGCGCCGACAATGAGGCCGTTGAGCCCCGGGTTGGTCATGAAGGCGTCGACCAGCCCGGCTTGCAGGATGAAGCCGAGGAAGCCGATCAGGGCGAGAAACAGGAGCGCGCGGATGGTGTAGCGAAGCGGGCGCGAGAAACGGGTTTCCGTTCGCTGGAGTGCGGCCGTCGCCGGCTCGGCCGCGAAATCCTCATTCGCCATGCGTCGTCTTCCGTTCGCCTCGGAGTGCGGGGAGGACTGTCGCCTTCCCCGCCGCCGGGATCAAGCACGAAAGAGCAACACTGCTGTCTCAGGCTGCCGCTGTCTTGAGGGCCGCGCTCAGGGCGCGTTCGCCGGCTTCGTTGCCGCAGATGATGTCCTTGCCGCTCGTTACCGGCTTGCCGTCGAGCGTCCCGAAGGTGCCGCCCGCCTCGCGGATCAGCACGGCGCCGGCCGCGAAATCCCAGGTGTTCAGGCCGCGCTCCCAATAGGCATCCATGCGGCCGGCGGCGACATAGGCGATGTCGAGCGCGGCCGAGCCCATGCGGCGGACATTGGCGAAGCGCGGCATCACGGCGGCGAGTTCCCGCAGGAAGAGGCCGTGGCCGCCCTTGCCGATATGCGGGATGCCGGTGCCGATCAGCATGTCGGTGGGCTCGGTGCGGCCGGAGACGCGCAGACGACGGTTGTTGACGAAGGCGCCCTTGCCCTTCTCGGCCATGAACATCTCGTCCTTGGCGGCGTCGTAGATCACGCCGGCGATGAACTGGTTGTCGCGCTCCAGCGCGACCGAGATGTTCCAGTGCGGGATGCCGCGCAGGAAGTTATGGGTGCCGTCGAGCGGGTCGATATGCCAGCGGTTGCTCTCGTCGGTGCCGTGGACGACGCCGCTCTCCTCCATGACGAAGCCATAGCCGGGGCGGGCTTTCTGAAGCGATTCGCGCAGGATCTCTTCGGCCTTGTGATCGGCCTTGGAGACGAAGTCGCCCGGCCCCTTGGCGAGCACCTGCAGGTTCTCGACCTCGCCGAAATCGCGCTTGAGCGAACGGGACGCCTTCATCACGGCGTCGGTCATGACGGTCATCAGGGGAGAGCGGATCATCGGAAACCTCTTGCGCGCGACGATGGCGCGATGAGCCAGCGGCGCTGACGATGCGCCCGGCAGGAATGGTGACCCGTCACTTGCGCGGCTCTTACTGCGCCGTCAAGACGACGGTGCTGATCCGGTTTGCCGCAATGCGTGCGGCGCGGGTCTGCTGCCCCGGATTCAGACGCTCGAACAGAATATCGAGGCCCGGATCGTCGAGCCCCTGGGCGCGGGCGGTGAGGTGCCAGGCCGCGGCTTCGATCGTGTCGGGCGGCACGCCGAGACCGAACTGGTAGAGCTTGGCGAGCCGGTTCTGGGCGACGGGGTTGCCTTGCCCGGCCGCTTGCCGGAACAGCCTGGCGGCCGCCGCCTCGTCCTTGGCGACGCCGATGCCGTTGAACAGCATGATCGCGTATTCGACGACGCCGGGAAGATTGCCGGCCGCGGCCGACTGTTTCATCCAGCGTGCCGAAACCTGCTCGCTCGCGGGCATGCCGCGGCCCATCCTGGCGAGGATGCCGAGCGCATGCATGGCGTCGCCGACCCCCGCCTTGGCTGCGACCTCGAGACTGGCCACGGCGCGCTTGTCCTCGGCCTCGCGTCCCGTCGCGAGCAGGGTGAGGGCGAGGTTGTAGTTGGCGGTCGGGTGGCCGGCGGCGGCTGCCTTTTCGAGCAGGGCGCCGGCGCGGGCGGGATCGCGCTTGCCGCTCTTCTCGTCGAGAAGCTGGGTCGCGAGCGCAAAGGTGGCGTTGACGTCGCCGCGCGCCTCGGCGCGCTCGTACCACTCGGTCGCGACCTTCTGGTCCGGCGGGACGCCCAGACCCTGCCGGTAGAGCTCGCCCACCAGGGTCATGGCCGCGGCATCGTTGCTGTCGGCCTCGATCCGCTTCAGCGCCTCGGACAGCGCACGCCTGTAGTGGCCGGCCTGATAGGCCCCGTAAGCGTCGTCCACATAGGGGGCTGCGCCGGCCTGGGTCGAGAGCAGGAGACCGGCGAGGCAGGCGAGGCGGGCGAGCCGCTTCATCGCGCGGTCTTCCGTGCGGTGCAGGCGGTGATCGCGGCATTGGCGGCTTCGACCAGCGCGCGGATATCCTGACCCTCCTCGAAGGCCCAGGCGCCGAGCGCGACGAATTCGGCGCCGGTCTCGACCAGGGCCGGCACGGCTTCGGCGTCGGGCGCGTAGGCGACGCAGGGCGTCTCGAAAATCTCGGCCCACCAGCCGGCGCGCTCGACCACGGCGGCGAGCGGCGGCATCGAGCCATCGGGGCGGGGCTCGCCGAACAGCACATAATCCACCCCGGCCTCGCCGGCATCCATGGCGTCGTGGCGGGCACGCAGCCCGCCGACGCCGATGATCCGTTCGTTGCGCAGGCTGGAGCGAGCCTCCGCGATCGCCTCGGGGCCGCCGGTGACATGCACGCCGTCGGCGCCGCCGCGCGTGGCGACGAGCGCGCTGTCGGCGACCACGAGGGCGACGTTGTTGGCCTGGACCGGGCCGGCGAGGCGCTTGACGCGCTCGATCCGGCTGCGGTCGTCGCCGGGCGTGAGGTGCAGCAGGATGGCGGCGATATCGCCACCGGCCATGGCCTGCATCAGGCGGAATGACATCGCCTCCGCGTCCTCGACGGGCGGCGTGACGAGCATCAGGCGGGTGTGGGGGGCGTGTGTGGTCATGATCGGCTGCGCAAACGGCCCGCAGCGAAGTCCAATGTCAAGACCGCAAGCCCGGCGACCAGCCCCCAGAAGGCGGAGCCGATGCCGAAAAGCGAGAGGCTGGAGGCCGCGACGGCGAAGGCAATGACCGCGGCGAAGCGTTCCTTGTCCGACGACATCGCCTGTGCGAGCGCCCCGGTGAACGAGCCGACGAGGCCGAGGCCGGCCACCGCGACGATCAGTGCTTTCGGCAATGCGAGCAGCAGCGCGATCAGCAGGCCGGTGCAGCCGGCGACGACGAGATAGGCGAAACCGTAGATCACGCCGGCCTTCCAGCGCTGGGCCGGGTCGGGATGGGTGTCGCCGCCGGTGCAGATCGACGCGCTGATCGCAGCCATATTGGTCATATGGGCGCCGAAAGGGGCGGTGAGCAGCGAAACGAGCCCGGTGGCGAACAGCGCCGGTGCC encodes:
- a CDS encoding Flagellar motor rotation protein MotB, which codes for MALSRANRREDANFWPGFVDALSTMLIGIVFLLTVFVLGQFFLSQELTGKDTALERLNRQISELTDLLALERSSNRQAQESLQLMQSTLTRSQDERNRLQGALASQNNGAPAQLAEAQKALDAEKQLSARAQATVDLVNQQILAMRRQLAALEEALAASEAKDKDSQARISELGSRLNVALAQRVQELARYRSDFFGRLRQVLGTRPDIRVVGDRFVFQSEVFFDAGQAVLKPEGKVELDKLATILLDLGNEMPPDLPWILRVDGHTDNRPIKTAQFPSNWHLSSARAIAVVEYLISRGLPTDRVAATGFGEYQPLDVANTDEAHRRNRRIEFKITER
- a CDS encoding MotA/TolQ/ExbB proton channel family protein, probably associated with flagella gives rise to the protein MANEDFAAEPATAALQRTETRFSRPLRYTIRALLFLALIGFLGFILQAGLVDAFMTNPGLNGLIVGALLVGVLIALRELWRLYSEARDATYLAAAPASAEVGRGQVIAPFGPVLPALDRGTLAPAQAASILESIAVRLDDGREVLRYLAGLLVFLGLLGTFWGLLDTVGSVGTVIKSLRTGAEAGVLFDELKAGLSAPLAGMGLSFSSSLFGIAGSLILGFLDLQVAQAQRRFRNELESWLGTRTATPDAALPLLATGDPLADRFEKLSAAMAEGTSNNRAATQALANLAEGIQGLVQHMRSEQQMIRDWVEAQASREKDLKRLIERLTADQVTEP
- a CDS encoding Thiamin-phosphate pyrophosphorylase, coding for MTTHAPHTRLMLVTPPVEDAEAMSFRLMQAMAGGDIAAILLHLTPGDDRSRIERVKRLAGPVQANNVALVVADSALVATRGGADGVHVTGGPEAIAEARSSLRNERIIGVGGLRARHDAMDAGEAGVDYVLFGEPRPDGSMPPLAAVVERAGWWAEIFETPCVAYAPDAEAVPALVETGAEFVALGAWAFEEGQDIRALVEAANAAITACTARKTAR
- the suhB gene encoding Inositol-1-monophosphatase encodes the protein MIRSPLMTVMTDAVMKASRSLKRDFGEVENLQVLAKGPGDFVSKADHKAEEILRESLQKARPGYGFVMEESGVVHGTDESNRWHIDPLDGTHNFLRGIPHWNISVALERDNQFIAGVIYDAAKDEMFMAEKGKGAFVNNRRLRVSGRTEPTDMLIGTGIPHIGKGGHGLFLRELAAVMPRFANVRRMGSAALDIAYVAAGRMDAYWERGLNTWDFAAGAVLIREAGGTFGTLDGKPVTSGKDIICGNEAGERALSAALKTAAA
- a CDS encoding Sel1 repeat family protein; its protein translation is MKRLARLACLAGLLLSTQAGAAPYVDDAYGAYQAGHYRRALSEALKRIEADSNDAAAMTLVGELYRQGLGVPPDQKVATEWYERAEARGDVNATFALATQLLDEKSGKRDPARAGALLEKAAAAGHPTANYNLALTLLATGREAEDKRAVASLEVAAKAGVGDAMHALGILARMGRGMPASEQVSARWMKQSAAAGNLPGVVEYAIMLFNGIGVAKDEAAAARLFRQAAGQGNPVAQNRLAKLYQFGLGVPPDTIEAAAWHLTARAQGLDDPGLDILFERLNPGQQTRAARIAANRISTVVLTAQ
- a CDS encoding Cytochrome c4 — protein: MLRCWLILASVAGALLLLPRQAAADPRSGVIEECAACHGIDGIARDTEVPHLAGQNERYLYNQMMAFRSGKRVHKEMRYMARQMSAGEIAALAAYYASLPPR